A section of the Ictalurus punctatus breed USDA103 chromosome 8, Coco_2.0, whole genome shotgun sequence genome encodes:
- the lingo2 gene encoding leucine-rich repeat and immunoglobulin-like domain-containing nogo receptor-interacting protein 2 produces the protein MVDCLSRVMLHTAISCWQPLLGLALVAIFLGSALACPSRCECSAQSRSVICHRKRYPTIPDGIPIETRILDLSKNRIQAINPDDFSVYPHIEELDLSGNIIAYVEPGAFNLLSSLHSLSLKSNRIKLLSLGVFTGLSNLTTLDISDNKIVILVDYMFQDLHNLKSLDVGDNELVYISHRAFNGLISLESLTLERCNLTMVPTDALSHLHNLVSLHMRYLSISSLQPYSFKKLFRLRHLEIDNWPSLDVFPANTLHGLNLTTLSVTNTNLSTFPYQALRHMPYLTHLNLSHSHIRTVEGGLLQDLVRLRELRLAAAQLVSVEPYAFQGLRWLRLLDVSHNRLDTLEKGVFHAPQSLEVLLINDNPLVCDCRLMWLLQKQHSVSFGEEQPECSTPEGIRGRPFKEVKETLSYYMTCTKPKIRENRTQLVSVEEGQPAQLHCSAEGTPRPTISWVTPRRRHLTNRSHGRVMVHNNGSLYIKAVELQDGGVYVCVASNTAGNDTLMVSLAVKSLGSLYANRTQYYIDPNSTTANSTNTPNTTFGLDLKTILVSTAMGCFTFLGVVLFCFLLLFVWSRGKGKHKNNIDIEYVPRSKSNGASPEEAEQTSGPRRFNMKMI, from the coding sequence ATGGTGGACTGCCTGAGTCGAGTCATGTTGCACACAGCTATATCTTGCTGGCAGCCACTGCTGGGACTGGCCCTGGTGGCCATCTTCTTAGGCTCTGCCCTTGCCTGCCCTTCCCGCTGTGAGTGCTCTGCCCAAAGTCGCTCCGTCATCTGCCATAGGAAACGTTACCCGACTATACCAGACGGCATTCCCATTGAAACACGTATCCTGGACCTGAGCAAGAACCGCATCCAGGCCATCAATCCAGATGACTTCTCTGTCTACCCACACATTGAAGAGCTGGATCTGAGTGGCAATATCATTGCCTATGTAGAACCAGGCGCTTTCAACTTACTCTCTAGTTTGCACTCGCTCAGTTTGAAGAGCAACCGCATCAAGCTCCTGTCACTGGGAGTATTCACCGGGCTTTCAAACCTCACCACGCTCGACATTAGTGACAATAAGATCGTCATCCTGGTCGATTACATGTTCCAGGATTTGCATAATCTCAAGTCATTAGACGTAGGGGACAATGAGCTGGTGTATATCTCACACCGAGCGTTCAATGGCCTGATTTCACTGGAGAGTCTAACACTGGAGCGCTGTAATCTGACCATGGTGCCAACGGATGCCCTGTCCCACCTTCACAACTTGGTGAGCTTGCATATGCGCTACCTCAGCATCAGCAGCCTCCAACCTTACTCCTTCAAGAAACTATTCCGCCTGCGCCACCTGGAGATTGACAACTGGCCTTCACTGGACGTTTTCCCAGCCAACACTTTGCATGGCCTCAACCTCACCACACTTTCTGTCACTAACACCAATCTGTCCACATTCCCGTACCAAGCCCTGCGCCACATGCCTTACCTCACGCACCTGAACCTGTCCCACAGCCACATCCGCACTGTGGAAGGAGGTCTTCTGCAGGACCTGGTGCGTCTCCGTGAGTTGAGATTAGCAGCAGCCCAGCTGGTGTCTGTGGAGCCCTATGCATTCCAGGGTCTACGTTGGCTCAGACTTCTTGACGTGTCCCATAACAGGCTGGACACTTTGGAGAAAGGTGTTTTCCATGCTCCACAGTCTCTGGAAGTGTTGCTCATTAATGACAATCCTCTTGTGTGTGACTGCCGGCTCATGTGGCTGCTTCAGAAGCAGCACTCAGTCTCATTTGGAGAAGAGCAACCTGAATGCAGTACTCCTGAGGGAATCCGCGGGCGCCCTTTCAAGGAGGTCAAGGAAACCCTGTCCTACTACATGACCTGCACCAAGCCCAAGATCCGAGAGAACCGGACACAGCTGGTGTCGGTAGAGGAAGGGCAGCCTGCCCAGCTACACTGCAGTGCCGAGGGGACTCCTCGACCCACCATTTCCTGGGTCACACCACGCAGAAGACATCTGACCAACAGGAGTCATGGAAGAGTAATGGTGCACAACAATGGCTCACTCTATATCAAGGCAGTGGAGCTTCAAGATGGTGGCGTGTATGTATGCGTGGCCTCTAACACAGCTGGAAATGACACGCTCATGGTGTCCTTGGCCGTCAAGAGTCTGGGCTCACTCTATGCTAATAGGACCCAGTACTACATAGATCCTAACAGTACTACTGCCAACAGCACCAATACCCCCAACACAACCTTTGGCCTGGACCTAAAGACCATCCTTGTTTCTACAGCCATGGGTTGTTTCACATTCCTTGGAGTCGTCCTGTTCTGTTTTCTGCTCCTGTTTGTATGGAGTCGGGGCAAAGGAAAGCACAAAAACAACATTGATATAGAGTATGTGCCACGCTCCAAGTCCAACGGGGCCTCGCCTGAGGAAGCAGAACAGACCTCTGGCCCTCGACGCTTTAACATGAAAATGATTTAA